A region of the Cucurbita pepo subsp. pepo cultivar mu-cu-16 chromosome LG14, ASM280686v2, whole genome shotgun sequence genome:
GTAGAGGTAGAGGATAAGAAAATGCTCCATCCGtctaaatcaatatttttgtttaaagatTGAGATGAAATTGAGTGGAAAATAGTAGGGCACAATCACAATCAGGTGACCTCTCTTGCCTTCAAAGAGTATCAAACCCATCAATTATGGTGCCTTTAAAGCAAACCCAAAGCCTTACATTTGCTACCCAACAAAGAATGAAAGCCACTTTGAAATCAACAANaaaaaaaaagtttttttttttttttttttttttttcttgggtataattattaatgtttttaaattctaaaaataggTCAAGTTAGTTATTTCTAGAAATACGCTGTCGTTTCATTTGACACCTAAAAAATTCAGAATGATTGGATTAAATAATTGTgttctaaaatataaaatatttctcttttcttcataCCAACCATCAAATGGAAGGGCGTcctttattcaaaattttctctttaatattctaaaataaaatatcatttaaaaaaatcaataatattagtccctaaatttaattagtaaaaCAGAATATATTCATGAGTGGAAGAGAAGTGTAAGCAAAATAAAGTGGGGAAGTGGGGCAGCCGAGCCGCCAAGAAGGTGTCAGCCAGATAATTTTAGATGCCCCCTACTACTACTTTTACATAAAAGCCAGCCATCATATGCCACGTGgtgattttttatttgtctGTGAGGAATTATCTTCACTCTCTCGGCAAgtcagttttttttgttttttttttcttttctattttactatttatcGTTTGTTActccatttctctctttccttctctctctggATCTGAAATCGGCAAAATCTGAACCCTAAATTTCTTGGGGCTTTCACTTCGTAGATCGGGATAATGGAGATGTGGACCTCTTTCTATTGTCTATCATTCTGAAAGGTTTAGCTTCTCTTTTCTGTGTTATTTGATCCTccaattgaatattttatcGTATTCCTCACACATGTTCCTTCTGCACGACTTACTTCTGGAACTCCTCTGTTGTCTGCGTCTTTCgctttcgttttcttctccacTAAGTGTATGAATCGCTTCTGAATCCAGTGCTACATGATCTGATCCCTAATTTTCTTTGGGCGTACTCTTGTTGAGCCGGTATATCATTTGATTCCACTTGTGCATATCTGCTTTAGGTTTTAAACATTCCCTCTATGCTGATTCATCTTCGCTGATCAAACGGTTTAAATTCTGTGATCTGGGTATCCTGGACCATGTTTTAGCGCTGCAGCAAATAGAGATGCGATGGATCcccaaattcctttttcttttgctttggCTTCCAAGCATCTATCTTTTTTCTTGCACGGTGATGAATTAGAATTGAATtgtctggttttttttttttttttcctttaccATCACGTTTGCGTTTAGTATATTTGGATCTGGTGTCATTGTTTGTGGAAGTAGCGTAAGACGTTTAAAACTCACATTTCCATATTTGATGTAGATCACTATTCACTATGAATGGCTCTTTGTCATGGTGTTAATTGCTTGGCTTCATGACTCAGGTTtctaacatatttattttaatgccCGCCTAAGCTTATGGTTTAACGAGAAGGATAGTACCTAAGACTAattcaaagaagataattcTAATTAGTCAAGTTCAAAATACATAGTCTTAGGTACTATCCTTTAATGCCCGCCACCatccaattatcttctttgaatGTTAAATGTCTTCTTGAACGATCACATGTTGTATGTGTGAATGAAGGATGATGTAAGTGAATTTGCATGGAAGGGGAAAAGATCAGGGTACAAGCTTGTGACCACGAACTTAAGCTGTGAGGCTTAGGCTGCAAATGACTATGGAATTCTATAATTACTATACATATGCAGTTTATGCTTTTAATGCCATTGAACATTCCTTCATATCATTCCATATAAGTTTTTCATGATCTCTGCATTAAAGTATCGGCATAATGCTTGTTGTTTCTTTCATGCCTGTAGCAACTTTAGTTTACCCATGTTTTTTGCTGCTACCTTAGAAGTACTTAAGTACTTGGCCttcaattatattattgttctctttattGGGTTCCTATTACGTAGTTTGACCTGTTAGCAGTTGGATGAGCTTATAATAACAAGCAGGtttctgtgttttctttttctagtgAAGTTTATTGATTAGTTTATTCTATTCAATCCACAGCCATCAGGAAGGGCTCATGAGTTGCTCCAGTTTAGACAGCTTTCTGTTTGTTGCTACCGTTGGAATATAAAGCATCTTTTGGTACATTTGATATGTACAAAATGGATAAGTGGAAAGGCTGTGGAAAACTAAGGCAACTGTTGCCGAGAGGTGGTTCTGTAACTTCTTACAAGTATGCTCTTTTGCTGTCACCTGTTGTCTCTGTCTGGGATTGCATTGTCAGGAAAAGGAGGTATTCCTACAGACCTGAGTGGGTGTAGTGTTTAGGATAGTAAAATATAGTAGATTTTAATAGAGTGATCCTCTATAGACTCTACAGTATCATGATGAAAGGATGGAGAAACAATTGCGAGGATATATATACTACTTACAACTAGTTCTTTGAAAAAGTGATTGAAAAGATTAGTTAGGTATGGCTAGTTTTGTGACTAGTATGGGTAATAAAGGACAACCTGTCGTgaagaaagcaaaaaagaagCAGGTGAAGGATGAGTTGGATCGTCAGAAACAAGctgagaagaaaaagaggcgGTTAGAAAAAGCCCTTGCTACTTCAGCAGCTATTATATCtgaacttgaaaagaaaaaacaaatgaagaaggaagaacagCAAAGGCTAGATGAAGAAGGTGCTGCTATTGCTGAGGCTGTTGCTCTGCATGTCCTCATTGGTGAAGACTCAGATGACTCATACAAGATTTTTCTGAAAAATGACGGTCTCAACCCTTGGGAGTGCCCTGGGCAGATTGACCACGTAATGAATGTTACAAGACCTGGCATTCCAGTGCAGGAGTTCGGGAGGTGCTCCCTTGAAGGGAGTAGGTGGACCTCTAATCTCAATAGATTTGGATCAACGTGGCACGGATTTCGGAATGACTACTGGTCAGTCTCAGCTGGACCTTATGCTGAAGGTCACCACCATGCCTTATGTTTCGAGCAAGTTGATGGTGCTGTAAGTGAGATTTCTGCTGGTATTATAGCAGCTCAGTCTGTCTCTTCGCTTCAAATTGCAGTAGACGGGGATGAAGAAATCGACATCCTTGACAGAATGCAAAGGGGTATGTAATTTAAACCACACATTTGAAATGGTGGTAGTTTGGTTTTGTACATGTTCTCATAATTGTTTAACTCTTTATGGTTGACCTGAATCCTGCCGTTTGCCCGGGAGATTAGTCTGTCTTTTTTGGGGAGTTCTAAGTTATCTTGTACCCAGTGTTGTTCTTATCGTCAGTCCCTAAGCTCGCAAATTCAACATGCAGTTTGTGTTGATGTGCTCAAAGGGCACTCTCAGCAGCAGTTTGAATGCATTCTTGCTAAACTCCGTTCACTCAGATCATTAGTCTTGTGGCTTgttgaattgtatttttaagaatttgtaTTATAGAAAATGTTATGCTTCAATGACTTAACTGGCTGTCAACATTATCTACTTCAGATTCTTTCAGATTTTCAGGTATGTACTCACTCAGGATGggttttctgattttttttttttcttttttttctttttcccggAAAACCTGTGATAGATGACTAAAGCTAGTGAAATTTGGTTTCTTCCACAAATGTTAGTCAgcaaaaaattgaagttatAACCAAAATTTAGTTCCCCACCATTTGAGCCCAAATTTGGATAAGGATCAGGTAAACGAATAAAAGAGCTAATTTGGATAAGGATGATACCACGATTCCATCAAAACTCGTCCGAACCAAAAAGACCAAACTTCCAAGCAAATCAGATGAACCACGAAATGGGTTGCTATGTATTGACTTGAAGGGTTCTGCACAAAATATCATCAGATGCAAAAGGAGCAGCAGCTCCATAAACGCACacaaatcaatatatttctcagtaataaaaatgaaattttacactttatgaaacaaataaaCCTAAGTTCATCAACACGATTTTCACTTGTACCTAACAACATTCCAGCACACTTTCATATATCACGCTGCAATCGGGAATTGAGCAACGTTGGTGACTCTTCATTTGCTTTGCGTTGTTGCTGTGCACCTTCAACTTGACTCCCTATTTCTGAACTACTCGATGGTTTGGCACCAGTAGTAATAAGATTCTTAAACCATGCAGCTTGAAATCTAGAAGCACCTCTATTCGAATCACTAGTAGAGTCTGGAGAAGACAAGACGTTGTTCGTGGCCCCTAGAAGAAAACGGTAAGCCACTTTGCTGGCCGATACGATCTCTGTCTTTGCCTGTTTAAACTGCAATAACGCAATAAAAACCAACAAACCACATTTAGCTCGTTGcagattttattataattactGAGCCATTTGCATAAAGTTTATAAAGGTAAAAAATCACATTTTCTTCTCTGACAAAGGGAATAAATTGTCTAGCTTTTAGTTGATGAGTGTTAGGAtctcaaaaaccaaaattacaCACATCTAGACAATGGAAATTATAATGGTAGCAAAAATTTTGACCAAATTACAacatatgaaaatatatagTCTTAAGAACGTATAGCCTGCAGACCAGTCAGTATAACCCTTGTGCATGGATCGATCATCCATCCCTTACACTTTATACCTAATAATAGCAAAAAGATTTGTACtcccatttttaaaaaagaaacattttgAAATGTGCCAATATGCTAAGGGCTGAGCAAATGCAAGTTGTGGTAAAATTCTCCAAAGAATATGCAACATGTTGTGTGATCCCTCAGTCCAAAAAAGTCTAATTGCAACATGAAAAATGTTATGCGGTTACATGTNTGGTTGACCTGAATCCTGCCGTTTGCCCGGGAGATTAGTCTGTCTTTTTTGGGGAGTTCTAAGTTATCTTGTACCCAGTGTTGTTCTTATCGTCAGTCCCTAAGCTCGCAAATTCAACATGCAGTTTGTGTTGATGTGCTCAAAGGGCACTCTCAGCAGCAGTTTGAATGCATTCTTGCTAAACTCCGTTCACTCAGATCATTAGTCTTGTGGCTTgttgaattgtatttttaagaatttgtaTTATAGAAAATGTTATGCTTCAATGACTTAACTGGCTGTCAACATTATCTACTTCAGATTCTTTCAGATTTTCAGGTATGTACTCACTCAGGATGggttttctgattttttttttttcttttttttctttttcccggAAAACCTGTGATAGATGACTAAAGCTAGTGAAATTTGGTTTCTTCCACAAATGTTAGTCAgcaaaaaattgaagttatAACCAAAATTTAGTTCCCCACCATTTGAGCCCAAATTTGGATAAGGATCAGGTAAACGAATAAAAGAGCTAATTTGGATAAGGATGATACCACGATTCCATCAAAACTCGTCCGAACCAAAAAGACCAAACTTCCAAGCAAATCAGATGAACCACGAAATGGGTTGCTATGTATTGACTTGAAGGGTTCTGCACAAAATATCATCAGATGCAAAAGGAGCAGCAGCTCCATAAACGCACacaaatcaatatatttctcagtaataaaaatgaaattttacactttatgaaacaaataaaCCTAAGTTCATCAACACGATTTTCACTTGTACCTAACAACATTCCAGCACACTTTCATATATCACGCTGCAATCGGGAATTGAGCAACGTTGGTGACTCTTCATTTGCTTTGCGTTGTTGCTGTGCACCTTCAACTTGACTCCCTATTTCTGAACTACTCGATGGTTTGGCACCAGTAGTAATAAGATTCTTAAACCATGCAGCTTGAAATCTAGAAGCACCTCTATTCGAATCACTAGTAGAGTCTGGAGAAGACAAGACGTTGTTCGTGGCCCCTAGAAGAAAACGGTAAGCCACTTTGCTGGCCGATACGATCTCTGTCTTTGCCTGTTTAAACTGCAATAACGCAATAAAAACCAACAAACCACATTTAGCTCGTTGcagattttattataattactGAGCCATTTGCATAAAGTTTATAAAGGTAAAAAATCACATTTTCTTCTCTGACAAAGGGAATAAATTGTCTAGCTTTTAGTTGATGAGTGTTAGGAtctcaaaaaccaaaattacaCACATCTAGACAATGGAAATTATAATGGTAGCAAAAATTTTGACCAAATTACAacatatgaaaatatatagTCTTAAGAACGTATAGCCTGCAGACCAGTCAGTATAACCCTTGTGCATGGATCGATCATCCATCCCTTACACTTTATACCTAATAATAGCAAAAAGATTTGTACtcccatttttaaaaaagaaacattttgAAATGTGCCAATATGCTAAGGGCTGAGCAAATGCAAGTTGTGGTAAAATTCTCCAAAGAATATGCAACATGTTGTGTGATCCCTCAGTCCAAAAAAGTCTAATTGCAACATGAAAAATGTTATGCGGTTACATGTTGCAGTAAAACTTACACGAACTGCTGTGTTTCCAGCTACTTCCAGTGCAGCATCACCAGCATTGGCAAACCGATTAACCCAACCTACAACAGGATAAACAttatcagattttttttttctaccaaaaattaattaacatcCTCTAGTTAAAATCGAGGAAAGAGGAAGTCCCCACACACACCCACAATCCTTCCCCATCAAGTAATTTTCATCATACAACCACTACATTCTTGTTACTCTCActgttttcacacccttcaCCGCTTGTTACAAGGATTATCGACTAAGATATGGAGAAACgaggaaaaaggaaaccaACAGCAAGAAATTGTTAGGAGGAGATGAAAAGACTGGGAAAAAGTAACAACTTTCATGGACTTGCAAAGACAGAAAATAAGAATGACGGAGAAGAgaacatataatttaatagaaGGAAACTAAAattggagagggagagagggagagagggagagaaagagatgaaatagcaagaaaatgaagatgtatttGATAAGATCTATGCTTCAAATGCCCCCTAAACTCAGTAATGAGCCATGAACCTCACAAGATGTAATCATATAAAAAAGCCTGTTATACAATTCGGTGAGACTTCAAAATGCTCTGTTTTCCTTACTGCAGAGTTGAACCTCAGACTAGGTGCCTAAATATCTATTGAAGACCAGTAATGCACTTATTATTGACATACTTAATGAGCTTCTTAGAGCAATATAAGCCATTCTTCATCAAAAGTGATGCCATTTAAAAgcagaacaaaacaaaaacattatattaaaacCATGATGATGCAAATATATACTGAGAGGCCAATGAAGGAGGTTAACATGTTAACAACAATTTAGCAAACCTAATAGATGAAAAAGTATTTCTTTGGTTATCTCCACAAGCATCAGAAAATGAATCTAGTGAATGTCTCAAATGCTAAGAGAAATTGTCTCAGAACAAAGATCTTATATTATAGATCATAATGGTATGCATTCAGATTACATTACCTGGAAGCTTTGATACATTGAGCATTTCGCAGAACTGATCACAAAAGTGGTTACAATTTCTTGATAGCAAGTCATATGAACTTCCAGGCCACTCTCTACTAAGTTCTCTTAAAATCTGATTCACCTTGAAAATTGAACAGTTTGTTCTTCCAAGGTTAATACTTTCACGATATGTGTACATTGGGTTCTGTCCAGAGGGGCAACTGAAAACTCCAGTTCCCTGCTCGCAAAACCCAAAGGACCATTCATCATCTCCATAAACCTGTAGGGCATAGCACAATTAATCCAACAGTACGTTCACCTGTAAAAGTCACAAGTCTACGTAGGGGAATTATGGGTAGGAAAATGTGATTGGCAGTGAGCACAAGGGTGAGAGCTTCATAAGCCTTATAATTTGTTCGAGagtaatgtttttttgttttttttttatataagaaaCAAGTTTGAGAGTAATGTTTAATATCTTctatgaagaaaatattagcTGCAAAATGTCACGTAGTCGAATAAAACTCGTATATGACATGCTTATGATTATTCATGGCCAGAATGGGAGTGAAAACATAAGTGGAAAAATGATTAAACAATCTATTGCAAAAGATTCCACATGTCTTAAGGTAAAGATAAAATAAGTAACGTTATCTCACAATCTAGATTAAGTTTTGGCATCCAGTCAGAGACCAACCTCTTCTGAACAAGAACAATTTCTGActgaaataaatagaattaacAAACTCTTAAAAGTCCTAAATGAACCAACCCAATACATTTTCAGTAGGTATAGTCTCTACCTCTACTAAAGAAAATAACCACCTGGATCAGAGCAACATATAATAAAACCACTGGAGACAGATAGCCCCGCTAAAATAAGACAGAGCCACACTGACATTCACACTTGCAAACCAATGAAGATACCAATTGTTCATCTTCAACTGAGAAACATACGGATTAACGGGAAATAAAATCTAAGGGTAACAATATTAACTAAAGAAACCATCACTACTTAGTCTACAAAAACCtgtaaatacaaaagaaacaaaggagaAAGCGGCAAACCTGAACAGCGCTATGAAAGATACCGCCAAGACCAATTCCATCCTTGAAGATCTTGTTGATATTAACGATTGTATTGTTGGTCTTATCTGATCCGCTATTGGTGACGTCGTATATGTGCAGTATCACGTCGGtcatttttcaagaaaaacgcaaaccaaaaccctaaactGTAAACCTGGTGCTCTTTTTCTCTCagaatttgaaacaaaattaccCTAACCCTAAATCTACCACCGGTGTGTCGTGAAACTTGCCTCGCAATGTCTCTCAGTTGGAAAATGAGTTGTACCAATTGGAttcaaatgaaatcaaaacaACCTTTCAGCCACCGTTATCTTTCTACTTCACTATGATTTGCTCTTCGCTGTCTCTGATTTCAAAATCTTCACCCTCGAAAATCGAAATCTCTGTCTCTGGTTactcctttcctttttcttgaaCTCCAACAGAGGGAATTCAGATTGAGTTTTGGAACACACGCTATTGGATCTCCGATTCGCATCAAAGCTGGAAGttgcatttaaaatttttcaaaataaaggaTTTTGTGATAATTTTCCTTTCTCCGAAATGATTGAAGAGTCATGTGTGATTACCAATTTGCCCTTGGGAATGTGAGAATATTCAGAAATTGGACTGGAGCACAGCTGGCGTGGCAGTCGGTGCCAGGTTGCAGGATGGATGACGGAGTAAGCTCATTGTCTGAAATGAGTTGGACAAGTGGGCCCCATCTCGTCGTCTTCATTCACAGTTCAGCACTAACTCTTTAGTCCATTCGTATTcttttacaattttcttttcttttctttttttcttttagtttttgagatttaaaaatatttagttagGAATATTAAATACCAATCTTTATGGGTTCCATTTTgtcacttttaaatttaaaattatttctattaattttttttcgctaaaataaagaagaaattcaattcCAAGAAAGCATAGGACTATCTCGTAGTTCTTGGTCCATAAAGATATGTAGTTGGATGATtcgttttaatttttcattgaaGTCGAACTTAAATCTGTGCTCGAGAGATAGCTGACCATATACTAATAAGAGATGTAAAACTTCTTGAGAAAGGAGGAGCCAAGGTCGTCCGCCAGGCCGCCTAAATGCCACGAGTAAATGAAGGTTGGTTCTACATTGGATATCACctattgttgaggattgttgggagatgAGTTCCATGTCGACTAATTAAGgaattaatcataaatttataagtaaggaatactatcttcattagTAGGAGTCTTTAtgggaaaaccaaaatcaaagtcatgagagcttaagCTCAAAGcatacaatatcataccattatagagAGTCGTAATTTCTAACACCTAAATCACTCCATCTATCATCCCGAGGAGAAGTTTGGACTGCCTACCATGATAGGTAACACAAAAAGAACTATAAGGAGTAATTCATAACCCGAAGTCAAGAACCAAGATAGAACACCCAAAGTCTTAGCCTAGGTAAGACCACGTAAGGTGGCTCAAAATCACCATAACACAAAACAACATGGTAGGAAGGCTCAATGAAGTCATATGAGAAGATGATGACCCATAATGTTTAATATGGGTCCAGCCACGGCTTACCAAGCAGCCCCAGCCATCGTGAGATGCACGTTTCGACCTGAACCAGAAACGTCGAGGTGGGGGGAAGGTAACGTCAAGGTCGCTCCTGACCCGATTCAAATCTTGTCAAACTAACCTGCACATAACTAACTAGCTAATTTTTCCTCAGATATCACACTAACAAATGACCTATTACAACATTATAAGCCAGCAGAGTTATCTCAGAAGGCTTGGCTGTAATTTTGTTATAGTATATGGATTCTTGTTTAAGAATCCATCATAAAGCTAGCTATCTTCCATCATTAGTAAGCAACTGGGAGAAAACTTTGGTTGTACTTATGTCTGAATAGTTATCAGTACCTTCATCTGAATGTCTCCTCAAGTCGCTTGGATGAGTTGCGGTGGACGTCGGAAAGTTGGATTCATCGACATCTACGGGTTCTGATGGCTCGATCGGTAGCTCGATTTGTAGTTGAAGAACATATTCCAAGTTCCATAAGACATCTCCCATTGTTGGTCTGTCAATTCCATAGTCAGCCAAACATTTTTCTGCTGTTTCTCCATATTTCTTTAACGAACTCGGATTGATTTTCCCGACCAAATGTGGATCGATGATCTTTTCGAGCATTCCTTTCCGTTGCCAATGCAGCGCCCATTCGGCGAGATTTACTTGTTCCCTATCAAGCAATGGATCAACAGCAGGCCGAGcacaaagaacttcatagAGCACTACTCCAAATGAATACACATCCGACTTATCAGTGAGTTGTTGTCTTCGAAAATACTCTGGATCAAGATAGCCAAAGCTACCTTTTACTCCCGTACTAACGTGTGTCTCGTCGAGACGAGGCCCCGATCTTGAAAGACCAAAATCAGCAACTTTAGCAACAAAGCTCTCATCCAGTAAAATGTTGGTCGACTTGATATCACGGTGGATGATGCCCTGTGCAAAACCAGTGTGGAGGTAGTGAAGACCTCTGGCTGCACCAATGCAGATTTCGAGTCGTTGTTTCCACGACAAAGGCGACACGACCGAGCCATACAACTGCTTTTTCAATGGACCTTTCTCTATATATTCATAAACCAGTATCATTTCTGACTGTTCTTCGCAGTATCCAACAAGTGAAACAAGATGGTGATGTCGAATCTTGGACAAGATAGCTATCTCAGTGTGGAATTCAGGAAGGCCCTGCCGTGATCCTGGCACACCTCTCTTCACAGCAACATTTATATTGTCCCTAAGAACCCCTTTGTAAACCATACCAAATCCGCCCGAACCAATGATCAAACTCTCGTCGAAATCGTTTGTTGCTGACTGAATTTCAGTGAAGGGGATCTTCAAGTTGTGGTATCCATTTGGCCCAAAAGATGCAAGAGTTGATCCCCTTGATAATTTACTATCAGAACTGCCACCTGCATATGCCTGAACCGAAGTCCAGCCTGCGCTCTCTGCCCGCCTCGGCGTcggtttctttctcctcttgcATACCAAAGCAAGAATTGCAGCAAAAACCAGACATAAACCAACGAATCCACCAACAATAGGACCTACAATGACCCAtgaatttctctttttcttctcagtTTCTGAAAACATACCCCTAGCACTCACCATCTCCATGATCTCTGCTCCATTTAAGATCGCATTATATCCCAAAGAACTGCTCAGATCAGACGGTCCAACacttatttgaatatttccAGAACCATCAGAATCCACaatgaaatcaaaatataaaggAGTTAATAGCCGAGAGGAAAGAGATGACAAATCCAGGTCCCTATATGCAGGATAGCCATTGATATACACATTGAAATACAACTGATTAAGAGCAAAGCTAACAATATCACAGAAATGCAAGCGAACCAAGTACTTCATGCCATTATAATCCAATGGAAACTTCCAGGTGAGGTTAAATTTCGCACCCAAAACTGCGATGTCCTTGTTCATCTGTTGCGCCGTCATGTAAACAATGTCCGGCGCATCCTCCCGAGTGGCGCCGCCGGCCTGATAGTACGGAGCCTGAAAAGTTGAGGCAAGCTTTGCCGCCGACTTTATAACCAGATAAGGCTCATCGGGAACCCAAGTTCTCCAAAGACTGTCGTTAAACGGGGTCAATTTGGAACCCCCAACGTTAATTCTGTATTTGGTTTCCAAGACTTGCGATGTGAGTTTGTAATATTCTCGAACTCCATTAGAATCCACAAGCTTAGCTCCATTATCGGTGATGAGTTCTTTAGGGGCTGAAAATACCTCGATTGCATTCACGAATCCTAAACCCGAAACCGAAACCGGTT
Encoded here:
- the LOC111809672 gene encoding uncharacterized protein LOC111809672 — encoded protein: MASFVTSMGNKGQPVVKKAKKKQVKDELDRQKQAEKKKRRLEKALATSAAIISELEKKKQMKKEEQQRLDEEGAAIAEAVALHVLIGEDSDDSYKIFLKNDGLNPWECPGQIDHVMNVTRPGIPVQEFGRCSLEGSRWTSNLNRFGSTWHGFRNDYWSVSAGPYAEGHHHALCFEQVDGAVSEISAGIIAAQSVSSLQIAVDGDEEIDILDRMQRGM
- the LOC111809670 gene encoding deSI-like protein At4g17486, which encodes MTDVILHIYDVTNSGSDKTNNTIVNINKIFKDGIGLGGIFHSAVQVYGDDEWSFGFCEQGTGVFSCPSGQNPMYTYRESINLGRTNCSIFKVNQILRELSREWPGSSYDLLSRNCNHFCDQFCEMLNVSKLPGWVNRFANAGDAALEVAGNTAVRFKQAKTEIVSASKVAYRFLLGATNNVLSSPDSTSDSNRGASRFQAAWFKNLITTGAKPSSSSEIGSQVEGAQQQRKANEESPTLLNSRLQRDI
- the LOC111810918 gene encoding probable receptor-like protein kinase At5g24010, which gives rise to MAISKLLFLLLLFLPFLSADVVPSDIYLLSCGSSSNSSFFNRVFVGDSLKPAPGFLVAGRSVAVSNRNPPPDSTSLYHTARVFTRASSYKFNLKKNGTHLLRFHLSPFSALEFDLHSANFTISANGLLLSNISHVNDSVIKEFIVRIDTNVLEIEFEPVSVSGLGFVNAIEVFSAPKELITDNGAKLVDSNGVREYYKLTSQVLETKYRINVGGSKLTPFNDSLWRTWVPDEPYLVIKSAAKLASTFQAPYYQAGGATREDAPDIVYMTAQQMNKDIAVLGAKFNLTWKFPLDYNGMKYLVRLHFCDIVSFALNQLYFNVYINGYPAYRDLDLSSLSSRLLTPLYFDFIVDSDGSGNIQISVGPSDLSSSLGYNAILNGAEIMEMVSARGMFSETEKKKRNSWVIVGPIVGGFVGLCLVFAAILALVCKRRKKPTPRRAESAGWTSVQAYAGGSSDSKLSRGSTLASFGPNGYHNLKIPFTEIQSATNDFDESLIIGSGGFGMVYKGVLRDNINVAVKRGVPGSRQGLPEFHTEIAILSKIRHHHLVSLVGYCEEQSEMILVYEYIEKGPLKKQLYGSVVSPLSWKQRLEICIGAARGLHYLHTGFAQGIIHRDIKSTNILLDESFVAKVADFGLSRSGPRLDETHVSTGVKGSFGYLDPEYFRRQQLTDKSDVYSFGVVLYEVLCARPAVDPLLDREQVNLAEWALHWQRKGMLEKIIDPHLVGKINPSSLKKYGETAEKCLADYGIDRPTMGDVLWNLEYVLQLQIELPIEPSEPVDVDESNFPTSTATHPSDLRRHSDEG